Proteins from a genomic interval of Erwinia sp. SLM-02:
- the uxuR gene encoding Uxu operon transcriptional regulator, whose product MIKQTGQQRPYQEVATMLRTMIAQQQYAVGDRLPPEREIAERLNVSRTVVREALIMLEIEGLVDVRRGAGIFVTDMPAESPDAAAAVTSDSAAGPFELLQARQLLESNIAEFAAQQATRDDIIKMRRALQIEEQELVSDDHESGDMQFHLAIAEATHNSMLVDLFRQSWQWRENNPMWIQLHSHLKDTHYRQQWLTDHQQILAALIKKDAKAAKQAMWQHLENVKNRLLEFSDVDDINFDGYLFTSWPLNHLNS is encoded by the coding sequence ATGATAAAACAGACCGGCCAGCAGCGCCCCTATCAGGAAGTGGCAACGATGCTGCGCACGATGATCGCGCAGCAGCAGTATGCGGTGGGCGACAGGCTGCCGCCGGAGCGTGAGATCGCCGAACGGCTGAACGTCAGCCGGACGGTGGTGCGCGAAGCGCTGATCATGCTGGAAATTGAGGGGCTGGTCGACGTGCGGCGCGGCGCGGGGATCTTCGTTACCGATATGCCCGCTGAGTCCCCCGACGCCGCCGCCGCGGTCACCTCCGACAGCGCCGCCGGGCCGTTTGAACTGCTGCAGGCGCGCCAGCTGCTGGAGAGCAATATCGCCGAGTTTGCCGCCCAGCAGGCCACCCGCGACGACATTATTAAAATGCGGCGAGCCCTGCAGATTGAAGAGCAGGAGCTGGTCAGCGACGACCACGAAAGCGGCGATATGCAGTTTCACCTGGCCATTGCCGAAGCGACCCACAACAGTATGCTGGTTGACCTGTTTCGCCAGTCCTGGCAGTGGCGTGAAAACAATCCGATGTGGATCCAGCTGCACAGCCACCTGAAAGATACCCACTATCGACAGCAGTGGCTGACCGACCACCAGCAGATCCTCGCTGCGCTGATTAAGAAAGATGCCAAAGCCGCCAAGCAGGCGATGTGGCAGCACCTGGAAAACGTCAAAAACCGCCTGCTTGAGTTCTCCGACGTTGATGACATCAATTTTGACGGCTACCTGTTTACATCCTGGCCGCTAAACCACCTCAATTCCTGA
- the uxaC gene encoding glucuronate isomerase, whose product MTAFMSENFLLHNGTGRQLYHRYAADMPIFDYHCHLNPQEIAEDRGFENLSQIWLAGDHYKWRALRAAGVDESLITGSETSDYDKYLAWANTVPRTLGNPLYHWTHLELRRPFGLSGTLFGPQTAPAIWQQCNSLLATPEFSARGIMRQMNVHMVGTTDDPTDSLVYHRQIADDPHFNVDVAPSWRPDKAFKIELEGFADYLQKLSAVADVNITRFEHLRTALTRRLDHFARHGCRAADHGIETLRYAPVPDDAQLDLILSKRLSGGELSELETAQFSTAVLVWLGRQYAARGWVMQLHIGALRNTNSRMFRQIGADCGFDSIGDGAIAWPLSRLLDSMDVSNELPKTILYCLNPRDNALLATMAGNFQGSGIAGKVQFGSGWWYNDQKDGMTAQLTQLAQMGFLSHFVGMLTDSRSFLSYTRHEYFRRLLCNMIGQWVEDGELPDDEGMLSGLVEDICFNNAQRYFATA is encoded by the coding sequence ATGACCGCATTTATGAGTGAGAATTTTTTACTGCACAACGGCACCGGGCGTCAGCTGTACCACCGCTATGCGGCGGACATGCCCATCTTTGATTATCACTGTCACCTCAACCCGCAGGAGATTGCTGAGGATCGGGGCTTTGAAAACCTCAGCCAGATCTGGCTGGCGGGCGACCACTACAAATGGCGCGCGCTGCGCGCCGCCGGGGTGGATGAATCGCTGATCACCGGCAGTGAGACCAGCGATTATGATAAATACCTCGCCTGGGCAAATACCGTGCCGCGCACGCTGGGCAATCCGCTCTACCACTGGACGCATCTGGAGCTGCGCCGTCCATTTGGCCTCAGCGGTACGCTGTTCGGCCCGCAGACCGCGCCGGCAATCTGGCAGCAGTGCAATTCGCTGTTAGCCACGCCTGAGTTTTCCGCGCGCGGGATCATGCGCCAGATGAACGTGCATATGGTCGGCACCACCGACGATCCAACCGATTCGCTGGTTTATCATCGCCAGATAGCGGACGACCCGCACTTTAACGTCGACGTCGCCCCGAGCTGGCGACCGGATAAAGCCTTTAAAATCGAACTTGAGGGCTTCGCCGACTATCTGCAAAAATTATCCGCCGTGGCGGACGTCAACATCACCCGCTTTGAGCATCTGCGCACGGCGCTGACCCGGCGGCTGGACCACTTTGCCCGCCACGGCTGCCGCGCGGCCGATCACGGCATTGAAACGCTGCGCTATGCGCCGGTGCCGGACGATGCGCAGCTGGATCTGATCCTCAGCAAGCGCCTGTCGGGCGGCGAACTGAGCGAGCTGGAAACGGCGCAGTTCAGCACCGCCGTGCTGGTGTGGCTGGGGCGGCAGTATGCGGCTCGCGGCTGGGTGATGCAGCTGCATATTGGTGCCCTGCGTAACACCAACTCGCGGATGTTCCGCCAGATCGGCGCCGACTGCGGTTTTGATTCCATCGGCGATGGGGCTATCGCCTGGCCGCTTTCGCGCCTGCTGGACAGCATGGACGTCAGTAACGAGCTGCCGAAAACCATCCTCTACTGCCTGAATCCGCGTGATAACGCGCTGCTGGCCACCATGGCCGGTAACTTCCAGGGTTCCGGGATCGCCGGGAAAGTGCAGTTTGGCTCCGGCTGGTGGTATAACGACCAGAAAGACGGCATGACCGCACAGCTGACCCAGCTGGCGCAGATGGGCTTCCTCAGCCACTTCGTCGGTATGCTCACCGATTCCCGCAGCTTCCTGTCCTACACCCGTCACGAGTACTTCCGCCGCCTGCTGTGCAATATGATCGGTCAGTGGGTAGAGGATGGCGAGCTGCCGGACGACGAGGGGATGCTCAGCGGGCTGGTTGAAGATATCTGTTTTAACAATGCGCAGCGCTATTTTGCCACGGCGTGA
- a CDS encoding TetR/AcrR family transcriptional regulator, with protein sequence MEPEIPSSSPTRLRVLAAARACFSRDGFHGASMKNICKASGISPGTLYHHFPGKEALVEAIIEEDQLRAFSRFAQDNPDSDPVETIVYNLLAVREEDRAQRALVVEIMAEGMRNPLVAEMLDRKHQAIIGMIVARLRLAQQQGFVAGDIDLPAASSLLLSLTYGILADTAVDSGLSEAQRRRALLAMINGVLRPAG encoded by the coding sequence ATGGAACCTGAAATCCCTTCCTCTTCTCCGACCCGGCTGCGCGTGCTGGCCGCGGCGCGCGCCTGTTTTTCCCGCGACGGCTTCCACGGCGCATCGATGAAAAACATCTGCAAAGCGAGTGGGATCAGCCCCGGCACGCTCTACCACCATTTCCCCGGCAAAGAAGCGCTGGTGGAGGCGATTATAGAGGAAGACCAGCTGCGCGCCTTCTCGCGCTTTGCGCAGGATAACCCGGACAGCGACCCGGTCGAGACGATCGTGTACAACCTGCTGGCGGTGCGTGAGGAAGATCGCGCACAGCGCGCGCTGGTGGTCGAGATTATGGCCGAAGGCATGCGCAACCCGCTGGTGGCTGAGATGCTGGATCGTAAACATCAGGCCATCATTGGCATGATTGTGGCACGCCTGCGGCTGGCGCAGCAGCAGGGATTTGTCGCTGGCGATATCGATCTGCCGGCGGCCTCCAGCCTGCTGCTCTCGCTGACCTACGGCATTCTGGCCGATACCGCCGTCGATTCCGGGTTGAGTGAAGCGCAGCGCCGCCGGGCGCTGTTGGCGATGATTAACGGCGTGCTGCGCCCGGCCGGATAA
- the uidA gene encoding beta-glucuronidase → MLKPVETRSREIKTLDGLWDFAVDRDGQGMTRQWWKQPLNESRSIAVPGSFNEQFADAEIRNHVGNVWYQRTVIVPAGWEDRRIVLRFDAVTHYGKVWVNDREVMEHQGGYTPFECVISPQAKPGESIRITVCVNNELSWQTIPPGTIVEDDAGKCEQLYFHDFFNYAGIHRSVMLYTTPETHVRDIHVVTDLTDDRQQAIVRYSVAAEGKVRVVLKDRQQQTVAESEGASGELRVNAPHLWQPGNAYLYTLWASVSNGSSHDEYPLRVGIRTVKVVGEQFLINDQPFYFTGFGRHEDADIRGKGFDHALMVHDHALMNWIGANSYRTSHYPYAEEMLDWADEHGIVVINETPAVGLNLALGITFDGAAKPAQLFSDEAVNDETQRAHLRAIEELIARDKNHPSVVMWSIANEPDANQQGARDYFAPLAAATRELDPTRPITCVNVMFCTAETDTITDLFDVVCLNRYFGWYTQSANLAKAERALEAELRAWQEKLHRPIIITEYGADTLAGLHSSYQEMWSEEFQNAFLDMYHRVFDRVSAVVGEHVWNFADFATSQNIIRVGGNKKGIFTRDRKPKSSAFVLRERWTSRTPFTKPGDAE, encoded by the coding sequence ATGTTAAAACCCGTTGAAACCCGTAGTCGTGAAATCAAAACGCTGGATGGCCTGTGGGACTTTGCCGTTGACCGCGACGGCCAGGGGATGACCCGGCAGTGGTGGAAGCAGCCGCTGAATGAGAGCCGCAGCATTGCGGTCCCCGGCAGCTTCAATGAACAGTTTGCCGATGCGGAAATTCGCAATCACGTGGGTAACGTCTGGTATCAGCGCACGGTGATCGTTCCTGCGGGCTGGGAGGATCGCCGCATCGTACTGCGCTTCGACGCCGTGACCCACTACGGCAAAGTGTGGGTGAACGATCGGGAAGTGATGGAACATCAGGGGGGCTATACCCCATTTGAATGCGTGATTTCCCCGCAGGCTAAACCCGGTGAGAGCATCCGCATCACCGTCTGCGTCAACAACGAGCTGAGCTGGCAGACCATCCCGCCGGGCACCATCGTCGAAGACGATGCCGGTAAATGCGAGCAGCTCTACTTCCACGATTTCTTCAACTACGCCGGGATCCATCGCAGCGTGATGCTTTACACCACGCCGGAAACCCACGTCCGCGATATCCACGTGGTCACCGATCTCACCGACGATCGTCAGCAGGCTATCGTTCGCTACAGCGTGGCGGCGGAAGGCAAGGTGCGCGTGGTGCTGAAGGATCGCCAGCAGCAGACCGTAGCTGAAAGTGAGGGTGCCAGCGGTGAACTGCGGGTGAATGCGCCGCATCTGTGGCAGCCGGGCAATGCCTATCTCTACACCCTGTGGGCCAGCGTCAGCAACGGCAGCAGCCACGACGAGTATCCGCTGCGCGTCGGCATCCGCACGGTAAAAGTGGTGGGCGAGCAGTTCCTGATTAACGACCAGCCTTTCTACTTCACCGGCTTTGGCCGACATGAGGATGCGGATATTCGCGGCAAGGGCTTCGATCACGCGCTGATGGTGCACGACCACGCGCTGATGAACTGGATTGGCGCGAACTCCTACCGGACATCGCACTACCCTTACGCGGAGGAGATGCTCGACTGGGCGGACGAACACGGCATTGTGGTGATTAACGAAACGCCGGCGGTGGGGCTGAATCTGGCGCTGGGCATCACCTTTGACGGCGCGGCCAAACCGGCACAGCTGTTCTCCGACGAAGCGGTCAACGATGAAACCCAGCGGGCGCACCTGCGGGCGATTGAAGAGCTGATTGCCCGTGATAAAAACCACCCGTCGGTGGTGATGTGGAGCATCGCCAACGAGCCGGATGCCAACCAGCAGGGCGCCAGGGACTACTTTGCCCCACTGGCCGCCGCCACGCGTGAACTGGATCCGACCCGCCCGATTACCTGCGTCAACGTGATGTTCTGCACCGCCGAAACCGACACCATTACCGATCTGTTTGACGTGGTATGCCTGAACCGCTACTTCGGCTGGTACACCCAGTCGGCAAATCTGGCGAAGGCGGAACGTGCGCTGGAAGCCGAGCTGCGCGCCTGGCAGGAGAAGCTGCACCGCCCAATCATTATCACCGAATACGGTGCCGATACGCTGGCAGGGCTGCACTCGTCCTATCAGGAGATGTGGAGCGAAGAATTCCAGAACGCCTTCCTCGACATGTATCACCGGGTCTTCGACCGCGTCAGTGCGGTGGTGGGCGAGCACGTGTGGAACTTTGCCGACTTTGCCACCTCGCAAAACATTATTCGCGTCGGCGGCAACAAAAAAGGCATCTTCACCCGCGACAGAAAGCCAAAATCCTCCGCGTTTGTCCTGCGCGAGCGCTGGACGTCACGCACCCCGTTTACCAAACCCGGCGATGCGGAGTAA